Genomic window (Candidatus Binatus sp.):
CACCGCGCCGCGAATTTCTTCCGGCGTTCCGAGGCGCTTCATCGGCGTGAACGTTTCCATCCGTTCCCTGTTCGCCGATTTCGCGATACCGCCCTCGGTCGCCTCGGTGGGAATCCAGCCGGGCGCGATCGCGTTCACCAGAATGTTGTAGCCGGCCCATTCGACCGCAAGTTGCCGCGTGAGATTTGCCAACGCTGCCTTGGTCGCCGCGTATGCCGACAGCCGGTAGATCGCGCTCGCGACGGTGGCGTAAATCGACGCCATGTTGATGATCCTGCCGGGCTGCTTAGTTTCGATCAGCCGCGACGCGACGCGCTGCGAGAGCATCATCGGCGCCGTCAGGTTCACCGCGATCGCGTTATCCCAATCCTCGCGCTTGAATCGCTCGGCGCGCCCGGTCGGCGATACGCCCGCATTGTTCACCAGGATGTCGATATCGCCGAGTGCCGCAGTCGCGTCCGCCATCACGCGATCCAGGTCCGCGTCGATCGTGACATCGGCGCCGATTCCGATCGTCTTGACGCCGTGGGACTTGGCCAATTCCTTCGCCAGCGCCACGACCCGGTCTCCGCGGCGCGCAATCAGGGCGACGTCCGCGCCCGCGAGCGCGAGCGCCTTGGCGCATTCCACCCCGAGTCCCGACGACGCACCGGTGACCAGCGCGCGATGCCCCCGTAGTGAGAACAGCGATTCGAGCGAATCCATATTTTGCAACCTGCGTGTGTAAGCTTATTTCAGTCGCCGAAGACTTCGCCGGCCGCCTGCGCCGCGATGGCGACCGTGCGATCGATGTCGGCGCGCGCGACTCCATGATGAGTCACGGCGCGAAATGAGGTCGCCTCCCGCGGCGAGATCAGCACGCCGCGCTCTTTCATCGCAGCAGCGAATCGCCGCGCAACTTGTCCGTCGCCATCGACGTCGAAGACGACCATGTTGGTGCGGTTCGCGACCGACCGCACGTTCAATCCCGCGACCAGCGCGAGTCCCTGCGCGAGCGCGCGCGCATTCTGATGATCCTCGACGAGGCGATCGATCATCGTATCCAGCGCCACGATTCCGGCCGCCGCGATTATCCCCGCCTGCCGCATTCCGCCGCCGAGCATCTTGCGCGCGCGATGAGCCCGCGCGATGAAATCCTTACTGCCGCAGAGGATCGATCCGATCGGGCACGCGAGTCCCTTCGACAGGCAAAACGAAACCGTATCCGCGACGCTCGCGATTTCTTTGGCGCTGGTTTCGAGCGCGATTGCCGCGTTGAAAATGCGCGCGCCGTCGAGATGCAGCGGGAGTCCGCGCCGATGCGCCGCCTCGGCCACTTCCGCCATGTGCGACAGCTTGACCGGCGCGCCGCCGCATCGATTGTGCGTGTTTTCGAGCACCACCAGCGACGGCTGCGCGAAGTGGTCGTCGTTCGGCGTGCCAAGCTCGCGGTGAAGCTCGCCGAGATCGAGTTCGCCACTTTCGGCGTTGTGAATCGGCGTGAGCACGATACCGCCGAGCGCCGACGCGCCGCCCGCTTCGTACAGATTGGTGTGCGATTCCGCCCCGACGATCGCCTTGGCGCCGCGCGCGCAATGCGCCAGCATCGCGATCAGGTTGCCCATCGTGCCGCTCGGCACCAGCAACGCGGCCTCCTTGCCCATCAGTGCCGCCGCCATCCGCTCGAGCCGGTTGACGGTTGGATCCTCGCCATAGACGTCGTCGCCCAACTCGGCGCGCGCGATCGCGTCGCGCATTGCGGGCGTCGGCAGAGAGACGGTGTCGCTGCGCAGATCGATCAAATCAAATTTACTCATCAATCAGGTTGCCGCCGCGAATGCGGGATGCGGCCGCGGGATTCATTCACGCGGTCATTGTCCCGGCGGATAGAGCGTCTGGAAACTGCCGGCCGCGATATCGGCTACCTCGACCGAGTTCTGCGTCGTGTCCGAGAAGTAGAGCTGCTTGCCGTCGCTGCTGAGCGCGCATCCCGAGCCGATATGGCCGTTAACCTGCGTCACGGTGCTGACTTCGT
Coding sequences:
- a CDS encoding SDR family NAD(P)-dependent oxidoreductase — protein: MDSLESLFSLRGHRALVTGASSGLGVECAKALALAGADVALIARRGDRVVALAKELAKSHGVKTIGIGADVTIDADLDRVMADATAALGDIDILVNNAGVSPTGRAERFKREDWDNAIAVNLTAPMMLSQRVASRLIETKQPGRIINMASIYATVASAIYRLSAYAATKAALANLTRQLAVEWAGYNILVNAIAPGWIPTEATEGGIAKSANRERMETFTPMKRLGTPEEIRGAVIFLASPASSYVTGTLLSVDGGYQAW
- the ltaE gene encoding low-specificity L-threonine aldolase, with product MSKFDLIDLRSDTVSLPTPAMRDAIARAELGDDVYGEDPTVNRLERMAAALMGKEAALLVPSGTMGNLIAMLAHCARGAKAIVGAESHTNLYEAGGASALGGIVLTPIHNAESGELDLGELHRELGTPNDDHFAQPSLVVLENTHNRCGGAPVKLSHMAEVAEAAHRRGLPLHLDGARIFNAAIALETSAKEIASVADTVSFCLSKGLACPIGSILCGSKDFIARAHRARKMLGGGMRQAGIIAAAGIVALDTMIDRLVEDHQNARALAQGLALVAGLNVRSVANRTNMVVFDVDGDGQVARRFAAAMKERGVLISPREATSFRAVTHHGVARADIDRTVAIAAQAAGEVFGD